In the genome of Polaribacter atrinae, one region contains:
- a CDS encoding FAD-binding oxidoreductase produces MSLLENILKKVVLQNAIISKKTQISDSVYKIQLKSDSIKKTVFQPGYFLRLGIGIGIDNDDIDFKDKVRSYSVWNINKNEGLLELAIATDSKGIGAKWVVNCKEGDLVYFKWKKGNFLLDKTADSYLMIGDISALSHLYILNRNLSNKKQVEALFIVQTNQIFLKT; encoded by the coding sequence ATGAGCTTACTAGAAAACATATTAAAAAAAGTAGTATTACAAAATGCTATCATCTCTAAAAAGACACAAATTTCTGACTCTGTATATAAAATTCAATTAAAAAGTGACAGCATTAAAAAAACTGTATTTCAACCTGGTTATTTTTTACGATTAGGTATTGGTATTGGTATTGATAATGATGATATAGACTTTAAAGACAAAGTAAGAAGCTATAGTGTTTGGAACATCAATAAAAACGAAGGTCTTTTAGAATTAGCCATTGCAACCGATAGCAAGGGAATTGGTGCAAAATGGGTAGTTAATTGTAAAGAAGGTGATCTTGTTTATTTTAAATGGAAAAAAGGAAACTTTTTACTTGATAAAACAGCAGATAGTTACTTAATGATTGGAGACATATCTGCTTTATCTCATTTATATATCTTAAACAGAAACTTGTCTAATAAAAAACAAGTAGAAGCATTATTTATAGTGCAAACAAATCAGATTTTTTTGAAGACATAG
- a CDS encoding ferric reductase, with amino-acid sequence MKSIRKNYGWILVTILASLPLLVIFNMIHISFTDGLSISIIEKTATEGKTTLEMLYHVSGEFAIRWMTAVLTCTPFFILFGVNNLYVRQAMGIATAVWSFLHFIIFISTEGFIETFTQVNYIAGFIAILILIPLFFTSNRKSMKRLKAKWKKLQSWAYAAIFLSILHVAILDKTWLIYAIIVGIGFVIRIPIIKSYFIKRRNKRKPVNS; translated from the coding sequence ATGAAATCTATAAGAAAAAATTATGGTTGGATTTTAGTTACCATATTAGCTTCTCTCCCCTTACTTGTCATTTTTAATATGATACATATTAGTTTTACTGATGGTCTTTCTATATCCATTATAGAAAAAACCGCTACTGAAGGTAAAACTACTTTAGAGATGCTGTATCATGTATCTGGCGAGTTTGCTATTAGATGGATGACTGCTGTACTAACCTGTACTCCTTTTTTTATCCTTTTTGGAGTTAACAATCTTTATGTAAGACAAGCTATGGGTATTGCAACTGCAGTTTGGAGTTTTTTACACTTCATTATTTTTATATCCACCGAAGGCTTTATAGAAACCTTTACCCAAGTAAATTATATAGCAGGCTTTATCGCTATTTTAATTTTAATCCCTTTATTTTTTACATCGAATAGAAAATCTATGAAACGATTAAAAGCTAAATGGAAAAAGCTTCAAAGTTGGGCATATGCTGCTATCTTTTTAAGCATACTTCATGTTGCTATTCTAGATAAAACTTGGCTGATATATGCAATAATAGTAGGTATTGGATTTGTAATTAGAATACCAATTATAAAAAGTTACTTTATTAAACGTAGAAATAAAAGAAAACCTGTAAATTCTTAA
- a CDS encoding AraC family transcriptional regulator — translation MKNIPNISFKSNANSKDFEFINLSHLFTRIFTDLDHNPELPHRISFFALLIVTNGTGKHQIDLKDYNLSAGSVLKIAKGQVHAFQKNPKYEGFLIIFTEDFVLNYFSKSSINLISHLYNYHTTSPITNDKESNDIFLNQLVEELTTENSFAKKNIIASLLNIYLLKLEGKSNTSELKKHKLKQYDTFINFKNLVESDYTKTRNVKDYANKLLISTKHLNQTVRDFTLNTAKSFIDAYVILEAKRAIVSTEKSLKEIAFELGFDEVTNFTKFFKNKMGISPKSFRKNQLT, via the coding sequence TTGAAGAACATTCCAAACATATCGTTTAAAAGTAATGCAAACTCAAAAGATTTTGAATTTATTAACCTATCTCATCTCTTTACAAGAATATTTACAGATTTAGACCATAACCCAGAATTACCACACAGAATATCATTTTTTGCATTATTGATTGTTACTAATGGTACTGGAAAACATCAAATTGATTTAAAAGATTACAATTTATCTGCTGGTTCTGTTTTAAAAATAGCGAAAGGGCAAGTACATGCGTTTCAAAAAAATCCAAAATACGAAGGTTTCTTAATTATATTTACTGAAGATTTTGTTTTAAATTATTTTTCAAAATCATCTATAAATTTAATTTCTCACTTATATAATTACCATACTACATCACCCATTACCAATGATAAAGAAAGTAATGATATTTTTTTGAATCAACTTGTAGAAGAACTCACCACCGAAAATAGCTTTGCTAAAAAAAATATTATTGCATCATTATTAAACATTTACTTATTAAAATTAGAAGGAAAATCTAACACAAGCGAATTAAAAAAACATAAATTAAAACAATACGATACTTTTATCAATTTTAAAAATTTGGTAGAATCTGATTACACTAAAACTAGAAACGTTAAAGACTATGCCAATAAATTGCTTATTTCTACAAAGCACTTAAACCAAACAGTTAGAGATTTTACTTTAAACACTGCCAAATCTTTTATTGACGCATACGTAATTCTAGAAGCCAAACGTGCCATTGTTAGTACAGAAAAAAGTCTAAAAGAAATTGCCTTTGAACTTGGGTTTGATGAAGTAACCAATTTTACCAAGTTTTTTAAAAACAAAATGGGCATTTCTCCCAAAAGTTTTAGAAAGAATCAATTAACGTAA
- a CDS encoding FKBP-type peptidyl-prolyl cis-trans isomerase has product MSQVKENNTVKVHYTGKLTDGQIFDTSEGKEPIEFTLGEGKLIPGFEKGLIDMKVSEKKTITIAKEEAYGEVNEQLIQEVNKSDLPQDMEPQVGMGLVSKSPDGREMNLMVVEVKDESIVIDGNHPLAGKDLVFDLEVVEII; this is encoded by the coding sequence ATGAGTCAAGTAAAAGAGAACAATACCGTAAAAGTACATTATACAGGTAAATTAACTGATGGGCAAATTTTTGATACGTCTGAAGGAAAAGAGCCAATTGAGTTTACTTTAGGAGAAGGAAAGTTAATACCTGGATTTGAAAAGGGTTTAATCGACATGAAAGTAAGTGAAAAGAAAACCATTACTATTGCTAAAGAAGAAGCATATGGTGAGGTAAACGAGCAATTAATACAAGAAGTAAATAAATCTGACCTTCCACAAGATATGGAGCCTCAAGTAGGTATGGGATTGGTTTCTAAATCGCCAGACGGTAGAGAAATGAATTTAATGGTTGTAGAAGTAAAAGATGAAAGTATTGTAATTGATGGTAATCATCCTTTAGCTGGTAAAGATCTTGTTTTTGATCTTGAAGTTGTAGAGATTATATAA
- a CDS encoding haloacid dehalogenase type II: protein MNTLKPKVLFFDVNETLLDLSPVKKQIGIALGGREDLLSLWFTTMLQYSLVVSASGQYKPFTHIGAATLQMVAANHDIVISEEEEARKIIVAAMQNLPAHPEVKEALTQLKKAGYKLVAFTNSSNEGLKNQFKNAGLTTYFDDLLSVEDSGKFKPFTNTYVWGAHKMGVQLDECMLIAAHGWDVAGALWAGWRAAFVSRPGQQLFPLAPKTEIVASDLHKVTEILVKYT from the coding sequence ATGAATACATTAAAACCAAAAGTATTATTCTTTGATGTTAATGAAACGCTTTTAGACCTTTCTCCTGTAAAAAAACAAATTGGCATCGCTTTAGGCGGTAGAGAAGATTTACTTTCTTTATGGTTTACAACGATGTTGCAGTATTCTTTAGTGGTTTCCGCAAGCGGACAATACAAGCCCTTTACACATATTGGTGCGGCAACGTTACAAATGGTTGCCGCAAACCATGATATTGTAATTTCAGAAGAAGAAGAAGCACGTAAAATTATTGTGGCAGCGATGCAAAATTTACCTGCGCATCCAGAAGTAAAAGAAGCTCTAACGCAATTAAAAAAAGCCGGATACAAATTAGTTGCATTTACAAATTCTTCTAACGAAGGATTAAAAAATCAATTTAAAAATGCTGGCTTAACAACATATTTTGATGATTTACTTAGTGTAGAAGATAGTGGTAAGTTTAAACCATTTACAAATACATACGTTTGGGGCGCACACAAAATGGGGGTTCAGTTAGATGAATGTATGCTTATTGCTGCACATGGTTGGGATGTTGCTGGTGCTCTTTGGGCGGGTTGGCGCGCTGCTTTTGTAAGCAGACCTGGACAACAACTTTTTCCGTTAGCACCAAAAACAGAAATTGTAGCAAGCGATTTACATAAAGTAACAGAAATTTTGGTAAAATATACTTAA
- a CDS encoding peroxiredoxin-like family protein: MEANEGVLDTLLNTKRKEGATKFTKEKNKIYADGITSVADSGVLESALNVGDKAPNFTLKNALNKEVSLYNELENGPVILTWYRGGWCPYCNITLHYLQEKLPDFAKAGATLIALTPELPDNSLDTAEKNNLEFTVLSDLDNVIGKEYGIVFQLTDEVADIYETGFGLSEKNGNNDNQLPLAATYVIDTNGIIQYAFLDADYRQRAEPTEIITALEKLK, encoded by the coding sequence ATGGAAGCAAATGAAGGAGTATTAGATACATTGTTAAATACAAAGCGTAAAGAAGGCGCTACTAAGTTTACCAAAGAGAAAAACAAGATTTACGCAGATGGTATTACAAGTGTAGCCGATTCTGGAGTACTTGAAAGCGCCTTAAATGTAGGTGATAAAGCACCAAACTTTACCCTAAAAAATGCGTTAAACAAAGAGGTTTCTTTATACAACGAGCTAGAAAATGGTCCCGTAATTTTAACTTGGTACAGAGGCGGATGGTGCCCTTATTGCAACATTACGCTACACTATTTACAAGAAAAATTACCCGATTTTGCAAAAGCAGGTGCTACACTAATTGCTTTAACTCCAGAATTACCAGACAACTCATTAGACACTGCCGAAAAAAACAATTTAGAATTCACTGTTTTAAGTGATCTTGATAATGTTATAGGAAAAGAATATGGTATTGTGTTTCAATTAACGGATGAAGTGGCTGATATTTATGAAACTGGATTCGGTTTAAGCGAAAAAAATGGAAATAATGACAACCAATTGCCTTTGGCTGCAACGTATGTTATCGACACAAACGGAATTATTCAGTATGCTTTTTTAGATGCTGATTATAGACAAAGAGCAGAGCCAACAGAAATTATCACTGCATTAGAAAAATTAAAATAA
- a CDS encoding DsbA family oxidoreductase, with the protein MKEKLKIDIVSDVVCPWCTIGYKRLEKAITELGVQDQVEIEWQPFELNPNMPAEGQNVDEHITEKYGSTKEQQEESKRNMTEVGEELGFKFDYFDEMRMVNTFEAHVLLEYAKDFGKQTELKMCLTTAFFSERKDVSKREILKEALLSVGLNADEGMAKLDNEAARNKVRTKQNYWKNLGVNSVPTIVFNRKSAVTGAQPVDTFKQVLSELIKEQKSV; encoded by the coding sequence CCATTGGCTATAAGCGTTTAGAAAAAGCCATAACAGAACTAGGTGTTCAAGACCAAGTAGAAATTGAATGGCAACCTTTTGAGTTGAATCCGAATATGCCTGCAGAAGGTCAGAATGTAGATGAACATATTACAGAAAAATATGGGTCTACCAAAGAGCAGCAAGAAGAATCAAAACGAAATATGACTGAAGTTGGAGAAGAACTTGGTTTTAAATTTGATTATTTTGATGAAATGAGAATGGTAAACACTTTTGAAGCACATGTTCTTTTAGAATATGCAAAAGATTTTGGGAAACAAACCGAATTAAAAATGTGTTTAACAACTGCTTTTTTTAGTGAACGTAAAGATGTTTCTAAAAGAGAAATTTTAAAAGAAGCATTATTGTCTGTTGGTTTAAATGCTGATGAAGGAATGGCCAAATTAGATAATGAAGCCGCAAGAAACAAAGTAAGAACAAAACAAAATTATTGGAAAAATTTAGGAGTTAACTCTGTACCAACTATTGTTTTTAATAGAAAAAGTGCAGTAACTGGTGCACAACCAGTAGACACCTTTAAACAAGTACTATCCGAATTAATCAAAGAACAAAAATCTGTTTAA